The nucleotide sequence CCCTTTGCTTCTATGTATGCAGCTAAAATGTTCACTCCGGGTGCGGTGATGTCAGGCTGTAGATTAACATCAGTATATTTGGTTCTTTACAATaatgttaagaaaattaagaaaatagttttaacaaCTCACACTTCTTGCCCCAAATTTTTTGGTATGATCCTTAGATAGTCTTGTTACTTGTTTCACTCAGCGGATAGTTGGTTTCATGCCAAACACCAAACCATGCTAAACACCAACTCTGGATGCTTGCAGGAGTAGAGTCTTTTAATGCAGGAGTGGAAGAATAAAGCTAAAATTAAACTCCTCTGAACTATTAGTTCATTTACTTGGGACTATAATTTGTAACCCACCTTGAGAATTCCTGGAGTGATCGTATTAGGACCCTGAGACGAAAAGGAAGCCATGATTGGTGCTGCTACTGTACCTACTTCAGTTGCTCCTCTGATGTAAGCCACTGGGTACCTGAatgagaaaacaataaaaaaattttcctcAAACACTAGAATGGGCCATCTCAGAAATGGATTTTACATGGTATCAGGAAGCTAACAATCTGGAATTAAGCATTTAGAGACAGAAAGATCTTTACTTTGTAATGTGGATGTATAACAAAATGGCAAGACCATCAGCTGCAGAGACATATGAAGTGGGAACAAAGTGGGCCTGAGGAATCAATGTACTAGTGGACAGACGGTTAGCAAGAATCATCCCGATGCCACCTGCCTGAGCAACCACCCAGCTCTTCTGAACGATTTCATTGAGGCCAATCAGGCAGTATACTATCTTCCCTTTCACCTTCTCGGGGTCCAGGGATCCAACAAAGCAAAGTAGTCTACAACATTGAGAGAAAGCAAATACAGTAAGAGTTAGTCATACCTATATAGTGAGATGGAGGACTTGGTGATGAGAATTAACAAGATCAAGATTGAATTTGAATGGAGGATCAGTTTACTTACGCGTCTCTTGCAGAAGCATTAGGAGCTCTAGCATCTACAGAATATACCAGGGGATAAAACTTCGCAGCCGGTAAACTATTGGTATAGAAGCTCAGGCCCTGATTCAAAACAGTtgaatcaagaaaaatatactTAAGGATTTACGGACCatgaaaactaaaagaaatatgTTTTCCTAAACTGTTAGCCACCTTGAATTGCTCGTTATTGCCCAAAATGACATAAGAGGGAAAATCCCTATCAATTGTACTAGCTGCAACAGTTATAATCCATGGTGCCAAATTTTCAACACTCCCAGGCGTGGGGCCAGAATTCCCAGCTGAGCAGACAACAACAATTCCCTTCTTGACAGCTTGAAAAGATCCAATTGCGATGCTGTCCAAGAAATAATCACGAGGAGGACCTCCAAGTGAAACAGAGAGGACATCAACCCCATCATGTATGGCAGCATCAAAGGCAGCCAATATATCAGCATCATAGCAACTTGGCCAGCAAACCTTGTACGAGGCAACTCGAGCACTAGGAGATCCGCCCTTTGCAGTTCCATAGCCTGAACCCAAGAGGTTTGCTCCACCAACAAATCCACCACCAGCTGTGGACAGTGTATGCGTGCCATGCCCATTTGTATCTCTTGCAGTTTGGTAGGAAGAATCGAGCGGCCTCCCCAAGGCTGCTTCATACCCTTTGTTGAAGTACCTTGCTCCAATCAGCTTCCTAATCATTTAACATTCCATACACCAACCAAAAATACCTTTTGCTTAATTACACAAGAAAGTTTCTGTTTTCCCTTTTCATAAttactcaaaattttttttttttgcatataatGTTTCTTGTGGAGTTCACGTTGAGAGCATGTGAAGAGGGAAAACCTGTTGCACTTAACACCATCACTGGGCTCACAGTAACCTTTCCACTTGGATGATATTGGCTCCATTCCTTTGTCATTGAAGCTGTCCGATTCTGGCCAAACACCTACTCTCAACCACCATGGATTTAGAAAAACattaggaaaatgaaaaataagaccAAAGTTGATGAATAAGGGTGGATTAATGTCAAACTTGTGAGGAGGAAAATGATCAAGAgtcaaattttctttaacataAAGTTATTTTAACCCTTTAATCACCTAAATAGCAGCCGAGAATCGATTAATATAAGCCACTAGTAATTACTAATGAATAAATATAACCCTAtgctaaatttttaattctatttaagtAATTGCTCAAGGTTGACCTACTAcgtaattaatttcaatttatatcAAATGTTAACTTCATTAGTGACCTAAAAGGGAATTGATTAATATCGATCACATCTCGAACTAAAGTATTTATTTCGTCTAGTTTGAAATCTCAACAATTAGCGCCAGATTAATCAGGCACCTATTTAAAATGGTTAAAATCTTGTTTACTAAGTCAAAATTCATCACAATTAGGATTGCAGCTAATATGATTAGGTGCCAGTTTAGTTAAGGAGTCCCCATCTCTACACTGTAAGCATGCAATAATCCTAGCTAGCTTATTGATTCCTGAAGCTTTTTCTGAAAGACAAGCCgagaaatatttcaaaacaGCAATGCTATTGAGTGAAGATATCTCATTGTAAGAgtcaataaatttatatacttCACCAAATCTCAAAGCTATCTAGCAATCAAGATTACCAGTGTCAAGGTTCCCAATAATGATGTCTTCGCCAAATCTCGCCTTCACCCAGATAGAATTTGCAGGAATCTCTCCATTTCTCTCTAGTCCAAGGAACTCCCAGGACCTAGTCGTGTGCAGTTCATTTTTCTGGTTTAAGAAAACAGATAAAACTcctggctgctctgcactcaaACACAATATAGAAAGATTATAGTGCTTAAAGAGATCAAAGAATGGGAAGGAGAAGAATTATAAAGAAtgtaagagtgtgtttgacaatgattcttgTAAGGGTTTCTAGTATATCTatcacttgaaattttttacctcttaagtattaaaaatgttaaaaatacttcctaaaatcactgtcaaaagTACTCAAGTATCTTTAGGTGCTGTTGTGTGCCAGTATAATACTTGAAAGCTCAGCTGCCTCTTCATCTTCCAGGACAGCAGCAAAACCATTTATGTAACTTGTGTAAGAGTAAAAAATTGCTTCTTGTGCCTTCTTCTTGCTGCAGCAACAAAAACAGTGGAAATTAAGCAACTAATATAGTAGCCAGTAGGATGGAATTAATAAGTACATTAATGCTTTATCACCTGCCCATGCAAGAACCCAAGAGATCATAATAGGAATCGGTTATTTTGCTGAAGTGCAATGAAGAAGTAGGTTCAACCCCATGTGAATGACTGCCTAGGTACACCACATAAGACTGCAGAATAAGGGGTACACAAAAATCAAGTAACATCACATGACATGAGGTTCTATACAAACAAGCTAAGATAGGTAGTTAGCCACTGAGAattgagggagggagagagagagagaataatgCTTGCCTGTTTGAGAGCCAGTGTTGGACATTGCATCACAGCGAAGAcaatgaaagagagaaagacAAGAGAGTCTCTACTAATCCCCATCTAATCCCCTGTATCCTTGTGGTTAATTAGGACCTCTGCTATATGTTCTTCAAGTAAGAGAGTCTCAACTATCCCTTATAAAAGGTCTGCCTCCACAAATCAtggataatttattaattatttttatatatttttatcaaagatgtATGATGGATAGGTAATATTAATCAATAAGAACCATCTGCAAATGATTGTCCACTTCTAGAAAATTTTACCCAGCACTATCTGATGTCCAAATTTGATTTCTTCCCAGATCCACCTAACTCTTCAAAGAAATTTACCTTAAATAATGATCAttgattaaagaaatatatttatgtcAAGTGGGGTTTTGAAAGAGACCCTTGTGAATATGTATAACTAAACTAAAATCAGATAAAAGTtgcaaaatttgagaaaatgcaTAATCAAGCAAATGAAGGAAAAGGTTTATTATAGAAGATACATGTTCATCATCTTTTTCACTccattatctttaaaaaatgtcATTACTATATAAGTCAGTTGGAGATTTCAGTTCATACATTTTTTCTTATGTTGTGGAACTGATAGATAGATCAGACAAGGTGTCCTAGAAGTAGAACTACACAGCAGACATGGTTGGTTTAGATATGTATATTGCCAAAATAGGTAGTCCTTACTCCTGGTCCCATTCTGCTTCATCAATGTCTTTGTTAGGCTCCTAGTCCAATTCTGCTTCATCAATGTGGTTGTTTCATGTCACCATCTCCAGTATTGGTACTTTTTAAATTGGCAATGTAATGAAAATCTTATATCAGGATCTTTAATATCTAGGATTCAGGCATCGCGGTATTACAGTTTTCTGGTAGACATAAGTTTATAAGCCCATTGTTTTCCATGGAAGATGTTAGATCAAAGGGAAGTTCAAGGTCTGTCTTTTTTATTAACTATGCTTCCACATGGTAAACATAGATTTATTTATGGTCCTTACACTTGATGTAACATAAAGTTCAATCAAAAGCATGGTTGTTGCATTGACCACTATAGGGCTTCTGACGTAGTGTTCTCCATCTGACCATATGAGCCTTCCAAAAACATACTCACTTCCCTCACCATCTCTCTTTGCCTCCAGTGTCACCTTGAAtgttttctcttcattaatcttttcaaatttaagcGTATTGGGTTCCACCTTCAACGATATTCCACTAGGCACCTCAGTTTGAACTGTGTATGTAGCTGGGGTTCCAACATTCTTCAGAGTCCGAGTCATTGTTACCTTGCCTGAGAGACTGGGGACGGTAATTGAGGGGTAGTTTAAATCCAAAAGGCTCATGGGCTTTGATGGGCATTAGCATGGCTTGTCTACAAACCTTGATAGTTGGGTTGCATTATAGCCAATAGAGCACAAAAAGTTCAAGTAGTCAGTGGTGGTCAAGTCATAGACCAAGCCAGGGTCCATTGCACGGTTAGGCGATAGATATCCTGCTCCATA is from Vitis riparia cultivar Riparia Gloire de Montpellier isolate 1030 chromosome 10, EGFV_Vit.rip_1.0, whole genome shotgun sequence and encodes:
- the LOC117923714 gene encoding subtilisin-like protease SBT5.4; the protein is MGISRDSLVFLSFIVFAVMQCPTLALKQSYVVYLGSHSHGVEPTSSLHFSKITDSYYDLLGSCMGSKKKAQEAIFYSYTSYINGFAAVLEDEEAAELSKQPGVLSVFLNQKNELHTTRSWEFLGLERNGEIPANSIWVKARFGEDIIIGNLDTGVWPESDSFNDKGMEPISSKWKGYCEPSDGVKCNRKLIGARYFNKGYEAALGRPLDSSYQTARDTNGHGTHTLSTAGGGFVGGANLLGSGYGTAKGGSPSARVASYKVCWPSCYDADILAAFDAAIHDGVDVLSVSLGGPPRDYFLDSIAIGSFQAVKKGIVVVCSAGNSGPTPGSVENLAPWIITVAASTIDRDFPSYVILGNNEQFKGLSFYTNSLPAAKFYPLVYSVDARAPNASARDALLCFVGSLDPEKVKGKIVYCLIGLNEIVQKSWVVAQAGGIGMILANRLSTSTLIPQAHFVPTSYVSAADGLAILLYIHITKYPVAYIRGATEVGTVAAPIMASFSSQGPNTITPGILKPDITAPGVNILAAYIEAKGPTFLQSDDRRVLFNIVSGTSMSCPHVSGTVGLLKKIHPHWSPSAIRSAIMTTARTRNNVRQPMANGTLEEANPLNYGAGHLWPNRAMDPGLVYDLTTIDYLNFLCSIGYNATQLSRFVDEPYECPPNPMSVLDLNYPSITVPSFSGKVTVTRSLKNVGTPATYTVRTEVPSGLLVKVEPERLKFEKINEEKTFKVTLEAKRDGEGSGYIFGRLIWSDGEHYVRSPIVVNATTLHM